Proteins encoded by one window of Pseudonocardia sp. HH130629-09:
- the aroQ gene encoding type II 3-dehydroquinate dehydratase — protein MTGVTTVFVFNGPNLNLLGTRKPEVYGTTVLTDVEALCRESAAAHHLELDFRQTNHEGVLVDWIHEAGTAVKRGDAIGLVLNAAAYTHTSVALHDAIEGAELPTVEVHISNVHGRETFRHHSFVSPVAAGIVVGFGIDGYALAIDGLVRKVRPLRAV, from the coding sequence ATCACGGGTGTGACCACCGTCTTCGTGTTCAACGGCCCGAACCTCAACCTGCTCGGGACCCGCAAGCCGGAGGTGTACGGGACCACCGTGCTCACCGACGTCGAGGCGTTGTGCCGGGAGTCGGCCGCCGCGCACCACCTCGAGCTGGACTTCCGCCAGACCAACCACGAGGGCGTCCTCGTCGACTGGATCCACGAGGCCGGTACCGCGGTGAAGCGCGGCGACGCGATCGGCCTGGTCCTCAACGCCGCCGCCTACACCCACACCTCGGTCGCGCTGCACGACGCGATCGAGGGCGCCGAGCTCCCCACGGTCGAGGTGCACATCTCCAACGTGCACGGTCGTGAGACCTTCCGGCACCACTCGTTCGTCTCCCCGGTGGCGGCCGGGATCGTCGTCGGGTTCGGCATCGACGGCTACGCGCTCGCGATCGACGGACTCGTCCGCAAGGTGCGCCCGCTGCGCGCGGTCTGA
- a CDS encoding VOC family protein, with amino-acid sequence MPNMIFVNLPVADLAAAKAFYSALGFGLNEQFSDERTASFVVSDAIVVMVMTQDRFREFTERPGVADPRTAREVINAFGVDSRDEVDRLIEAGLAAGGHPVRQDRGPRLHVRPRHRRPGRPPPRVRVDGPVGRRRGVSPGQTARSGRTLRTSPSIASA; translated from the coding sequence ATGCCGAACATGATCTTCGTCAACCTGCCGGTCGCCGACCTCGCCGCGGCGAAGGCCTTCTACTCCGCGCTCGGTTTCGGGCTGAACGAGCAGTTCTCCGACGAGCGCACCGCCTCGTTCGTCGTCAGCGACGCCATCGTCGTGATGGTGATGACCCAGGACCGGTTCCGGGAGTTCACCGAGCGGCCCGGCGTCGCCGACCCGCGGACCGCCCGTGAGGTCATCAACGCCTTCGGCGTGGACAGCCGCGACGAGGTCGACCGGCTGATCGAGGCCGGTCTGGCCGCCGGCGGGCACCCTGTCCGGCAAGACCGAGGACCACGGCTTCATGTACGGCCGCGGCATCGACGACCCGGACGGCCACCACCTCGAGTTCGTGTGGATGGACCCGTCGGCCGTCGCCGGGGAGTGAGCCCGGGTCAGACCGCGCGCAGCGGGCGCACCTTGCGGACGAGTCCGTCGATCGCGAGCGCGTAG
- a CDS encoding Gfo/Idh/MocA family protein codes for MSVKWGIIGPGRIADAVAPDFAHVPGAELVAVASRSAERGAEFARRHGIERAHTGYRAILDDPDVDVLYVATPHPQHRAIALAAIEAGKALMVEKAFTVSSVATREIAAASRNRGVFVMEAMWTRFFPAVVRLRELVAEGAIGEVRSVQADLGVRNRTADDDRFFSPELGGGALFDLGVYVVSFAQMLLGSPGTVAASGALTPSGVDLEESILLGWPDGRSAALQVSLQCAMPGSARVIGTEGWIEVPPRFHHPDRIVVHRHGADPEELVLPATGRGYSHEIEEVTRRVAAGETESPVMPLADTVAVQDVMAAVADRVGMIPEEGPASL; via the coding sequence ATGAGCGTGAAGTGGGGAATCATCGGTCCGGGCCGCATCGCCGACGCCGTCGCGCCGGACTTCGCGCACGTGCCCGGCGCCGAGCTCGTCGCCGTCGCGTCACGTTCCGCGGAACGCGGCGCGGAGTTCGCCCGCCGGCACGGGATCGAGCGGGCGCACACCGGCTACCGGGCGATCCTCGACGACCCGGACGTCGACGTCCTCTACGTCGCGACCCCGCACCCGCAGCACCGGGCGATCGCCCTGGCCGCGATCGAGGCGGGCAAGGCGCTGATGGTGGAGAAGGCGTTCACCGTCAGCTCCGTCGCGACCCGCGAGATCGCCGCGGCCTCCCGGAACCGGGGGGTGTTCGTGATGGAGGCGATGTGGACGCGGTTCTTCCCCGCCGTCGTCCGGCTGCGCGAGCTCGTCGCCGAGGGCGCGATCGGGGAGGTCCGCTCCGTGCAGGCCGATCTCGGCGTGCGCAACCGCACCGCCGACGACGACCGCTTCTTCTCCCCGGAGCTCGGCGGCGGTGCCCTGTTCGACCTCGGCGTCTACGTGGTCTCCTTCGCCCAGATGCTGCTCGGCAGCCCGGGCACGGTCGCCGCGAGCGGCGCGCTGACGCCGTCCGGTGTGGACCTGGAGGAGTCGATCCTGCTCGGCTGGCCCGACGGCCGCAGCGCCGCGCTGCAGGTCAGCCTGCAGTGCGCGATGCCCGGCTCGGCCCGGGTGATCGGTACCGAGGGCTGGATCGAGGTGCCGCCGCGGTTCCACCACCCGGACCGGATCGTCGTGCACCGGCACGGCGCCGACCCGGAGGAGCTCGTGCTGCCGGCCACCGGGCGCGGCTACAGCCACGAGATCGAGGAGGTGACCCGGCGGGTCGCGGCGGGGGAGACGGAGAGCCCGGTCATGCCGCTGGCGGACACCGTCGCCGTCCAGGACGTCATGGCCGCCGTCGCGGACCGGGTCGGGATGATCCCGGAAGAGGGGCCCGCGTCCCTCTGA